A region from the Corallococcus silvisoli genome encodes:
- a CDS encoding R3H domain-containing nucleic acid-binding protein, producing the protein MDRRPPETPPPSHDDFALLVAILPAPLQEAVRRLPEAELLEVVMDLGRPPEARLVSGVARLSDAPVEQEALQAVLARVGEPGGDNRAGIERTLHRVSAIRNRQGRVVGLTLRVGRAIQGTIDMLRDLVESGRNLLLLGRPGVGKTTKLREVARVLADSLGKRVMVVDTSNEIGGDGDIPHPGIGGARRMQVSRPDRQHDVMIEAVENHMPEAIVVDEIGTAAEAAAARTIAERGVQLVATAHGNTLQNLVLNPTLSDLVGGVHTVTLSDDEARRRGTQKTVTERKGAPTFDIVVEMVSREEVRVHRDTGGAVDRLLTGAEVGGERRRQQDGAVHVDVPTEVVEATPPGGRVPKGTPALGAPKPGPTRIAAHAVSRELLERVLRDLPVEALVVGRPENAELVLTLRSRANSPRLRRASERAGARVLAIKRNSATEIRRALRTEFHLLEGVDPRDVHAAVADAEQGIQRVLVEGVSVPLPPRPSRLRKLQHTLVVRNHLEAISVGSEPLRHLVIYPLGTAVPEPSGAEPSPEEVEPLEAEDLDAEGALEDEDEAAPDDEDASDDEAPNEGT; encoded by the coding sequence ATGGACCGCCGCCCTCCCGAGACTCCGCCCCCCTCCCACGACGACTTCGCCCTGCTGGTCGCGATCCTCCCCGCGCCGCTCCAGGAGGCGGTGCGCCGGCTCCCCGAAGCGGAGCTGTTGGAGGTGGTGATGGATTTGGGCCGCCCTCCGGAAGCACGGCTGGTGAGCGGCGTGGCGCGCTTGTCGGACGCGCCCGTGGAGCAAGAGGCGTTGCAGGCGGTGCTCGCCCGGGTGGGTGAGCCGGGCGGGGACAACCGCGCGGGCATCGAGCGCACGCTCCACCGCGTGTCGGCCATCCGCAACCGGCAGGGGCGCGTGGTGGGGCTCACGCTGCGCGTGGGGCGGGCCATCCAGGGCACCATCGACATGCTGCGCGACCTGGTGGAGTCGGGGCGGAACCTGCTGCTGCTCGGACGGCCCGGCGTGGGCAAGACGACGAAGCTGCGCGAGGTGGCGCGCGTGCTCGCGGACTCGCTGGGCAAGCGCGTGATGGTGGTGGACACGTCCAATGAGATTGGCGGCGACGGGGACATCCCGCACCCGGGCATTGGCGGCGCGCGGCGCATGCAGGTGAGCCGGCCGGACCGGCAGCACGACGTGATGATCGAGGCGGTGGAGAACCACATGCCCGAGGCCATCGTGGTGGATGAGATTGGCACCGCCGCGGAGGCCGCCGCCGCGCGCACCATCGCGGAGCGCGGCGTGCAGTTGGTGGCGACCGCGCACGGCAACACCTTGCAGAACCTGGTGCTGAACCCCACGCTCTCCGACCTCGTGGGCGGCGTGCACACCGTCACGCTGAGCGACGACGAGGCGCGACGCCGGGGCACGCAGAAGACCGTGACCGAGCGCAAGGGAGCGCCGACCTTCGACATCGTGGTGGAGATGGTGAGCCGCGAGGAGGTGCGCGTTCACCGTGACACGGGCGGCGCGGTGGACCGGCTGCTCACGGGCGCGGAGGTGGGCGGGGAGCGCCGCCGGCAGCAGGACGGCGCCGTGCACGTGGACGTGCCCACGGAGGTCGTGGAGGCCACGCCGCCGGGTGGACGCGTGCCCAAGGGCACCCCGGCGCTGGGCGCTCCGAAGCCAGGGCCCACGCGCATCGCGGCGCACGCGGTGAGCCGCGAGCTGCTGGAGCGCGTGCTGCGCGACCTGCCGGTGGAGGCCCTCGTGGTGGGGCGGCCGGAGAACGCGGAGCTGGTGCTCACGTTGCGAAGCCGCGCCAACTCTCCCCGCCTGCGCCGCGCGTCCGAGCGCGCGGGGGCGCGGGTGCTGGCCATCAAGCGCAACAGCGCCACGGAGATCCGCCGCGCGCTGCGCACCGAGTTCCACCTGCTGGAGGGTGTGGATCCACGCGACGTGCACGCCGCCGTCGCGGACGCGGAGCAGGGCATCCAGCGCGTGCTCGTGGAAGGCGTCTCCGTGCCGCTCCCGCCTCGGCCGTCACGCCTGCGCAAGCTGCAGCACACGCTGGTCGTGAGGAACCACCTGGAAGCCATCAGCGTGGGCAGCGAACCCCTGCGCCACCTGGTCATCTACCCGCTGGGCACCGCCGTGCCGGAGCCCTCCGGCGCGGAGCCATCACCGGAGGAGGTGGAGCCGCTGGAGGCGGAGGACCTGGACGCGGAAGGCGCGCTCGAGGATGAGGACGAAGCAGCTCCTGATGATGAGGACGCCTCCGACGATGAGGCTCCGAACGAGGGGACCTGA
- a CDS encoding response regulator encodes MAEGKLKALVVDDDPLVLELVERSISRYGFDVVTTRAALGVANMLRTHQPDIVLLDVNIPALSGDRILGVVRQFAGPDTLFILYSSMDESRLRELVRASGADGYIPKGVTGPELALKLSGMHHKRMANRPSPVEPSLQGEVGASQSQSTTAQVSLASR; translated from the coding sequence ATGGCGGAAGGCAAACTGAAGGCACTTGTGGTGGACGATGACCCACTTGTGCTCGAACTGGTGGAGCGTTCCATCAGCCGTTACGGCTTCGATGTCGTCACCACGCGCGCGGCGCTGGGCGTGGCGAACATGCTGCGCACGCACCAGCCGGACATCGTGCTCCTGGACGTGAACATCCCGGCGCTCAGCGGGGATCGCATCCTGGGCGTGGTGCGCCAGTTCGCGGGGCCGGACACGCTGTTCATCCTGTATTCGTCCATGGACGAGTCTCGGCTGCGCGAGCTGGTGCGGGCCTCGGGAGCGGACGGCTACATCCCGAAGGGCGTCACCGGTCCGGAGCTGGCGTTGAAGCTTTCGGGCATGCACCACAAGCGGATGGCGAACCGGCCTTCCCCCGTGGAGCCGTCGCTTCAGGGTGAAGTGGGGGCGTCCCAGTCCCAGAGCACCACGGCCCAGGTGTCGCTGGCGTCGCGGTAG